One genomic window of Pieris rapae chromosome 15, ilPieRapa1.1, whole genome shotgun sequence includes the following:
- the LOC110997932 gene encoding 40S ribosomal protein S3a has translation MAVGKNKGLSKGGKKGVKKKIVDPFTRKDWYDVKAPSMFTKRQVGTTLVNRTQGTKIASEGLKGRVFEVSLADLQADTDAERSFRKFRLIAEDVQGRNVLCNFHGMDLTTDKLRWMVKKWQTLIEANIDVKTTDGYLLRVFCIGFTNKDSLSQRKTCYAQHTQVRAIRKKMCEIITRDVASSELREVVNKLIPDSIAKDIEKACHSIYPLRDVCIRKVKVLKRPRFEIAKLMELHGEGGGGKRGEVGEKGERPEGYEPPVQESV, from the exons ATGGCGGTTGGTAAAAATAAAGGCCTCTCGAAGGGCGGTAAAAAGGGTGTTAAGAAGAAGAT TGTTGATCCCTTCACCCGTAAGGACTGGTATGATGTCAAAGCCCCGTCTATGTTCACGAAGAGGCAAGTGGGAACAACCCTTGTTAACCGTACTCAG gGCACCAAAATTGCTTCTGAAGGATTAAAAGGTCGTGTATTTGAGGTATCTCTTGCAGATTTACAAGCTGACACAGATGCTGAAAG GTCTTTCCGTAAATTCCGTTTGATTGCTGAGGATGTTCAGGGTCGTAATGTGCTCTGTAATTTCCATGGCATGGACCTCACCACTGACAAGCTCAG ATGGATGGTAAAGAAATGGCAAACTTTAATTGAAGCCAACATTGATGTCAAGACCACAGATGGCTACCTGTTGCGTGTGTTCTGCATTGGTTTTACCAACAAGGACTCACTTAGCCAGCGCAAGACTTGCTACGCACAGCACACACag GTTCGTGCCATCAGAAAGAAGATGTGTGAAATCATCACCAGAGATGTTGCCAGCTCTGAGCTTAGAGAGGTTGTCAACAAACTGATCCCAGACTCCATCGCTAAGGACATTGAAAAAGCCTGTCACAGCATCTACCCACTTAGAGATGTTTGTATTAGGAAG GTAAAAGTACTGAAGAGGCCGCGTTTCGAAATCGCAAAACTCATGGAATTGCATGGAGAAG gtgGCGGCGGCAAGCGCGGTGAAGTCGGAGAGAAAGGCGAGCGCCCTGAAGGATACGAACCTCCAGTACAGGAGAGTGTATAA
- the LOC110997933 gene encoding sphingolipid delta(4)-desaturase DES1, translated as MGAHVSRNDFEWVHTEEPHASRRKIILEKYPEIKKLYGYDPNFKWVVTGMVFAQFVMLPLVPYMSWPMLIVVAYCFGGVINHSLMLAIHEIAHSLAFGHNRPLHNKLFGFFANLPIGIPISISFKKYHLEHHRYQGDEKIDVDLPTLVEAKLFCTTGGKLVWLFLQPFFYSLRPLVVRPKPPTPMEVINLILQIMFDMLVVKFFGGKALAYLLIGSLLAMGIHPVAGHFISEHYMFKKGFETYSYYGPLNWITFNVGYHNEHHDFPAVPGSRLPEVKRIAPEFYDNLPHHDSWSSVLWDFVTDPDIGPYARIKRKNQGLDS; from the exons ATGGGTGCACACGTATCGAGAAATGATTTTGAATGGGTCCATACAGAGGAGCCGCATGCCAGTCGACGGAAAATTATTTTGG aaaaGTACCCAGAGATCAAGAAACTCTACGGCTATGATCCGAATTTTAAATGGGTGGTCACTGGGATGGTGTTCGCTCAGTTCGTGATGCTGCCCCTGGTGCCGTATATGAGCTGGCCCATGTTAATTGTCGTCGCGTACTGCTTTGGAGGTGTTATTAATCATTCCCTTATGTTGG CAATCCATGAAATTGCACACAGCCTAGCCTTCGGCCACAATAGGCCACTGCACAACAAATTGTTTGGCTTCTTCGCGAACCTTCCGATTGGAATACCCATATCTATCAGTTTTAAGAAATATCATTTGGAGCATCATAGG TATCAAGGCGACGAGAAGATCGATGTTGACCTACCGACTTTGGTAGAAGCGAAGTTGTTTTGCACTACTGGTGGTAAACTGGTATGGCTCTTCCTGCAACCGTTCTTCTACTCGCTAAGGCCGTTGGTGGTGAGACCCAAGCCCCCAACGCCAATGGAAGTAATCAACCTGATCTTACAAATCATGTTTGATATGCTTGTGGTGAAGTTTTTCG GAGGCAAAGCGTTGGCATATCTTCTTATTGGGTCTCTTCTAGCTATGGGCATACATCCTGTTGCTG GCCATTTTATATCAGAgcattatatgtttaaaaaaggaTTTGAGACCTATTCCTACTATGGTCCTCTTAACTGGATCACGTTTAATGTGGGATACCACAATGAGCATCATGACTTCCCAGCGGTACCGGGGAGTAGACTGCCTGAG gTAAAACGCATAGCACCAGAGTTTTACGATAATCTACCACATCATGACAGCTGGTCGAGCGTCTTGTGGGACTTCGTGACTGATCCCGATATCGGGCCCTACGCTAGGATCAAACGAAAGAACCAGGGACTAGACAGTTAG